The following proteins come from a genomic window of Dreissena polymorpha isolate Duluth1 chromosome 1, UMN_Dpol_1.0, whole genome shotgun sequence:
- the LOC127863311 gene encoding mitochondrial protein C2orf69 homolog codes for MTLPWLNLKVLHLYLRQSEHLGYDPANNIQITTTTTIRGRLPVTMDASKDRTGFKISRLCCVQGHMSKANDIVVCRSLDTSQEKRHVIYFGGDVQDFKENMSIYNPEYASWDLETVARILHTRLPGSTVFVVRPSEMLLNTFSIFRNFLSFDEDGRPEFSNNFGALIHLAQLYENAVRTVENEVRTAENKVRSVENEVDTVQKSEKASSLSDSTDQCVAHDGDNVPLTCVGLNCSQSVSTEPSLVEKVPISLVGFSKGCVVLNQLMFELGGLKENTDVAEFLSRLEAIYWIDGGHIGRKDAYITDYDVLQNIVNLGVRLLVHVTPYQIMDSNRPWIDIEEREFVQRLKRFGADVQEYKHFMNFKPSIKYHFKVLTQI; via the exons ATGACTTTACCTTGGCTAAACTTGAAGGTCCTTCACCTCTATCTACGACAATCGGAACATCTCGGATATGATCCAGCAAACAACATAcaaattacaacaacaacaacaattcgaGGGcgtt TGCCTGTTACTATGGATGCATCAAAAGATAGGACAGGTTTCAAGATCAGTCGTTTGTGTTGTGTCCAAGGCCACATGTCCAAGGCTAATGATATAGTGGTGTGTAGGAGCCTTGATACGAGTCAAGAGAAAAGACACGTCATCTACTTTGGCGGTGATGTCCAA GACTTTAAGGAGAACATGTCCATTTACAACCCAGAGTACGCGTCCTGGGATCTAGAGACAGTGGCCAGGATTCTACACACACGCCTCCCTGGCTCCACCGTGTTTGTGGTGAGACCCTCGGAGATGCTGCTCAACACGTTCAGCATCTTCCGCAACTTTCTCAGCTTTGATGAAGATGGGCGACCGGAATTCAGCAATAATTTTGGTGCATTGATACATCTTGctcagctttatgagaacgcagTGAGGACTGTTGAAAATGAAGTGAGGACTGCTGAAAACAAAGTGAGGAGTGTTGAAAACGAAGTGGATACTGTTCAAAAGTCAGAAAAAGCCAGCTCTCTGTCTGATTCAACAGACCAATGTGTAGCACATGACGGTGACAATGTTCCTTTAACTTGCGTAGGACTCAATTGTTCTCAGTCAGTGTCAACAGAGCCAAGTTTAGTTGAAAAAGTGCCCATATCTCTTGTAGGTTTCAGTAAAGGTTGTGTGGTGTTAAACCAGCTTATGTTTGAACTGGGTGGCTTAAAGGAAAATACAGACGTGGCAGAGTTTCTGTCTAGACTGGAAGCTATCTATTGGATTGATGGCGGACACATAGGACGGAAGGATGCTTATATCACAGACTATGATGTGCTGCAGAATATTGTTAACCTTGGAGTGCGTCTATTGGTCCACGTGACACCCTATCAGATCATGGATTCAAATCGACCGTGGATCGATATCGAGGAACGGGAGTTTGTACAGCGCTTGAAACGCTTCGGAGCAGATGTCCAGGAGTACAAACATTTCATGAACTTTAAGCCGTCCATTAAATATCATTTCAAGGTTTTGACGCAGATATAA
- the LOC127863335 gene encoding serine/threonine-protein kinase Nek10-like isoform X2, with protein MSSKSEQRKLQQLIGLLKQTEPQKKVLDSSPAVSQTGQWPSVHRVKGQSLPPETSELQRFCLQYHAERNFSKHACHKKFLELFTLLIKLRLCNSAWMEESVPDSVLQLLMCLRIMLRDPVYQAHFFTLRAEDQLSGYMERATGTYLQFGETHCMVDILKEMTNIFQKLSSIVEQQQRVIACGAHRALVLLLTSGDVLLLHCALATLVCLAQCQRTCEQLVDMNCIEQLLIIVQGYDNVSKKQATRLLGQLCQDVRTATALKLHDGVPILLSQLVSDSASLLHQVVRCICSLCVDSEISKNVRQMGGIPLLLSILNDRTFISEQTETSGTGSAGLHQRTGVPDQDFSETQYKLKQACCNALCQLVLSDTNAQQIAEANGVYSLGQLILPPSEGAVSARERKAAAQLQRSAFRTLRFLFSMERNRRLFKKLFPAELYILFIDVGHYNWDMAAYKPLVQAINGLSPDQLKSVRDGVGELNQNRTPTHYIQDYAVFEHLGRGAFGSVYKVRKKVGQTFLALKEIDMKNPAFGKSSTERDKSMGEALSELQIMRQGIRHPNIVRYHKTFVQASTLFIIMDLIEGAPLNEHFNSLREKQSRFAETRIWHILLQMLQALRYLHKDKGIVHRDLTPNNIMLAEDDKVTITDFGLAKVKGTDTSKMTSQCGTILYSSPEMVEGAPYTEKVDVWALGCILYQMCVLDPPFYNTNMLKLVTDIVQGIYKPVPDGLYSDRLVNLIKRCICPRADLRPDTEQLAGSLSDVILRHMDAVQAAQVSLQNKLDRERRKTQKHFVESNQLMQGYHRLFASPYRPCNLGDSQGLGTSGCDSQQSSALNSPMENESVSWTSDDDSWQSSECDSLSRESSAGSSRGGSQRLHSHLPPVPTPHSLSQQLAVDIPQIAKVSRDSGFGSCDPSPVSPDARRYSRSYSTPGNSSGPKKKTLKAKEPQTLTISNRRVRQINDPITQLLHTLHKIVYISQLPPTLSPNPRRRVIERFKRALFAPGSSSLHLKGELHKLNIGSREVIDLNVGSLSERINSAGSDWSLGSGLNAGTSDTSLGCRSREGSGKLRSRSSSRPRVGSAGSGSSDSSLGSTIKDTPTPRSLSDTLGSTIKGTPTPRSLSDTLTTRDPPDSLIVDVTHLEQEDNVTYEQLQSMIETVLVECGYYSGGNESRNGSKKAMTPDVARARIQ; from the exons TGCCTGGATGGAGGAATCTGTCCCGGACTCGGTTCTTCAGCTGCTGATGTGCCTGAGGATCATGCTCCGGGATCCGGTGTACCAGGCGCACTTCTTCACGCTCCGGGCTGAGGACCAGCTGTCCGGGTACATGGAACGGGCGACCGGGACATACCTGCAGTTTGGGGAGACTCACTGCATGGTGGACATACTCAAGGAAATGACCA ATATTTTCCAGAAGTTATCTTCCATTGTGGAGCAGCAGCAGAGAGTGATTGCATGTGGTGCCCACAGG GCATTGGTGTTACTGCTGACGTCAGGTGATGTTTTGCTTCTACACTGCGCTCTGGCCACGCTTGTTTGTTTAGCACAATG CCAGAGGACCTGTGAACAGCTTGTGGACATGAACTGTATTGAACAGCTCCTGATCATTGTGCAAGGCTACGACAATGTCTCAAAAAA GCAAGCCACGCGGTTGCTAGGCCAGCTGTGCCAAGATGTTCGCACGGCAACGGCCCTCAAGCTTCACGATGGTGTCCCGATACTGCTGAGTCAGCTGGTGTCGGACAGCGCCAGTCTTCTGCACCAG GTAGTGAGGTGCATCTGCAGCCTGTGTGTCGACTCTGAGATCAGCAAGAACGTGAGGCAGATGGGTGGGATACCCCTCCTCCTGTCCATTCTCAA TGACCGGACTTTCATCTCGGAGCAGACAGAAACCAGCGGTACGGGCAGCGCTGGGTTACATCAGAGGACAGGAGTGCCTGACCAG GATTTTAGTGAGACACAGTACAAGTTGAAACAAG CCTGCTGCAATGCCCTGTGTCAGCTGGTATTGAGTGACACCAACGCTCAACAGATAGCGGAGGCCAATGGCGTGTACAGTCTGGGTCAGCTGATCTTGCCACCATCAGAGGGAGCTGTGTCCGCCCGGGAACGCAAGGCTGCAGCACAGCTACAG AGGTCAGCATTCCGGACCCTCCGGTTCTTGTTCAGCATGGAGCGGAACCGCCGCCTCTTCAAGAAACTCTTCCCTGCCGAGCTGTACATATTATTCATAGACGTGGGTCATTACAACTGGGACATGGCAGCGTACAAACCCCTCGTACAGGCCATCAACGGTCTGTCCCCGGACCAGCTGAAATCCGTCCGGGATGGTGTTGGGGAGCTTAATCAGAACCGGACACCCACCCACTACATCCAGGACTATGCGGTTTTCGAGCACTTGGGACGAGGTGCTTTTGGAAGTGTGTATAAGGTTCGGAAGAAAGTTGGACAGACTTTCTTGGCATTGAAAGAGATTGACATGAAGAACCCAGCCTTTGGCAAGAGTTCCACAGAGAGAGACAAAAGCATGGGAGAGGCACTGAGTGAGCTGCAAATCATGAGGCAGGGCATTCGGCACCCCAACATTGTGCGCTACCACAAGACATTCGTGCAAGCTAGCACCCTGTTCATCATCATGGATCTCATCGAAGGTGCCCCCCTCAACGAGCACTTCAACTCCCTCCGCGAGAAGCAGTCAAGGTTTGCAGAGACCCGTATATGGCACATCCTCCTACAGATGCTTCAGGCTCTACGGTATCTCCACAAAGACAAGGGCATAGTGCATCGTGACCTCACCCCTAACAATATCATGCTGGCAGAGGACGACAAAGTTACAATCACTGATTTTGGCCTGGCTAAGGTGAAGGGCACAGACACCAGCAAGATGACGTCCCAGTGTGGTACCATCCTCTACTCAAGCCCAGAGATGGTGGAGGGGGCCCCGTACACAGAGAAGGTCGATGTGTGGGCACTTGGTTGTATCCTCTACCAGATGTGCGTCCTTGACCCTCCGTTCTACAACACCAACATGCTCAAACTTGTAACAGATATTGTACAAGGCATCTACAAGCCAGTACCAGATGGGCTGTATTCAGACAGATTAGTAAACCTAATCAAACGTTGTATCTGCCCGCGTGCAGACTTGCGTCCGGACACTGAGCAGCTTGCGGGCTCGCTGTCTGACGTCATCCTACGTCACATGGATGCCGTGCAGGCAGCCCAGGTCTCCCTGCAGAACAAACTTGACCGTGAACGGAGGAAAACTCAGAAGCATTTTGTGGAGTCAAATCAGTTAATGCAGGGTTACCACCGACTGTTTGCTTCGCCGTACCGGCCGTGTAATCTCGGAGACAGTCAAGGCCTCGGGACTTCGGGTTGCGACAGTCAGCAGTCGTCTGCACTCAATAGTCCAATGGAGAACGAGTCTGTCAGTTGGACGTCGGATGACGACTCTTGGCAGAGCAGCGAGTGTGACTCCCTGAGCCGGGAAAGCAGCGCTGGGAGCTCCAGGGGTGGAAGTCAGCGGCTCCACAGCCATCTTCCACCAGTGCCGACACCACATTCACTCTCACAGCAACTGGCAGTTGATATTCCTCAAATAGCTAAGGTCAGCAGGGACTCTGGTTTTGGATCATGCGACCCCTCGCCTGTGTCCCCGGATGCGCGCCGGTATTCACGATCTTACAGCACCCCGGGCAACAGTAGCGGGCCAAAGAAGAAAACGTTAAAAGCAAAAGAGCCGCAGACCCTGACGATATCCAATCGACGCGTGCGTCAGATCAACGACCCGATCACGCAGCTGCTGCACACGCTTCACAAGATTGTCTACATCTCCCAGCTGCCTCCCACACTGAGTCCAAATCCCCGCAGACGCGTCATTGAGAGGTTCAAGAGGGCACTGTTTGCACCAGGCAGCTCCTCTTTGCACCTGAAAGGAGAACTACATAAGCTGAACATCGGATCTCGAGAAGTGATCGATTTAAACGTGGGATCCCTCAGTGAAAGAATCAACTCGGCCGGTTCTGACTGGAGCCTAGGATCCGGTCTCAACGCTGGAACCAGCGACACAAGTCTGGGCTGCAGAAGCCGCGAGGGTAGCGGGAAGTTACGATCTCGGAGCTCATCACGACCTCGAGTCGGTTCAGCGGGGTCTGGGAGTTCAGACTCATCCCTAGGCTCGACTATTAAAGACACCCCGACCCCTCGATCTCTCAGCGATACTCTGGGCTCTACCATCAAAGGAACGCCGACCCCTCGATCTCTCAGCGATACTCTGACCACACGGGATCCACCGGATTCTCTGATCGTCGATGTGACCCACTTAGAACAGGAGGACAATGTGACCTACGAGCAGCTGCAGTCGATGATTGAGACGGTGTTGGTGGAGTGTGGGTACTACAGCGGCGGGAATGAATCTCGAAACGGGTCTAAGAAGGCAATGACCCCGGATGTTGCAAGGGCACGAATACAGTAA
- the LOC127863335 gene encoding serine/threonine-protein kinase Nek10-like isoform X1, with translation MVTKDCLHVRRVCTDRVSLPAIDAQYQGINIEQRKLQQLIGLLKQTEPQKKVLDSSPAVSQTGQWPSVHRVKGQSLPPETSELQRFCLQYHAERNFSKHACHKKFLELFTLLIKLRLCNSAWMEESVPDSVLQLLMCLRIMLRDPVYQAHFFTLRAEDQLSGYMERATGTYLQFGETHCMVDILKEMTNIFQKLSSIVEQQQRVIACGAHRALVLLLTSGDVLLLHCALATLVCLAQCQRTCEQLVDMNCIEQLLIIVQGYDNVSKKQATRLLGQLCQDVRTATALKLHDGVPILLSQLVSDSASLLHQVVRCICSLCVDSEISKNVRQMGGIPLLLSILNDRTFISEQTETSGTGSAGLHQRTGVPDQDFSETQYKLKQACCNALCQLVLSDTNAQQIAEANGVYSLGQLILPPSEGAVSARERKAAAQLQRSAFRTLRFLFSMERNRRLFKKLFPAELYILFIDVGHYNWDMAAYKPLVQAINGLSPDQLKSVRDGVGELNQNRTPTHYIQDYAVFEHLGRGAFGSVYKVRKKVGQTFLALKEIDMKNPAFGKSSTERDKSMGEALSELQIMRQGIRHPNIVRYHKTFVQASTLFIIMDLIEGAPLNEHFNSLREKQSRFAETRIWHILLQMLQALRYLHKDKGIVHRDLTPNNIMLAEDDKVTITDFGLAKVKGTDTSKMTSQCGTILYSSPEMVEGAPYTEKVDVWALGCILYQMCVLDPPFYNTNMLKLVTDIVQGIYKPVPDGLYSDRLVNLIKRCICPRADLRPDTEQLAGSLSDVILRHMDAVQAAQVSLQNKLDRERRKTQKHFVESNQLMQGYHRLFASPYRPCNLGDSQGLGTSGCDSQQSSALNSPMENESVSWTSDDDSWQSSECDSLSRESSAGSSRGGSQRLHSHLPPVPTPHSLSQQLAVDIPQIAKVSRDSGFGSCDPSPVSPDARRYSRSYSTPGNSSGPKKKTLKAKEPQTLTISNRRVRQINDPITQLLHTLHKIVYISQLPPTLSPNPRRRVIERFKRALFAPGSSSLHLKGELHKLNIGSREVIDLNVGSLSERINSAGSDWSLGSGLNAGTSDTSLGCRSREGSGKLRSRSSSRPRVGSAGSGSSDSSLGSTIKDTPTPRSLSDTLGSTIKGTPTPRSLSDTLTTRDPPDSLIVDVTHLEQEDNVTYEQLQSMIETVLVECGYYSGGNESRNGSKKAMTPDVARARIQ, from the exons TGCCTGGATGGAGGAATCTGTCCCGGACTCGGTTCTTCAGCTGCTGATGTGCCTGAGGATCATGCTCCGGGATCCGGTGTACCAGGCGCACTTCTTCACGCTCCGGGCTGAGGACCAGCTGTCCGGGTACATGGAACGGGCGACCGGGACATACCTGCAGTTTGGGGAGACTCACTGCATGGTGGACATACTCAAGGAAATGACCA ATATTTTCCAGAAGTTATCTTCCATTGTGGAGCAGCAGCAGAGAGTGATTGCATGTGGTGCCCACAGG GCATTGGTGTTACTGCTGACGTCAGGTGATGTTTTGCTTCTACACTGCGCTCTGGCCACGCTTGTTTGTTTAGCACAATG CCAGAGGACCTGTGAACAGCTTGTGGACATGAACTGTATTGAACAGCTCCTGATCATTGTGCAAGGCTACGACAATGTCTCAAAAAA GCAAGCCACGCGGTTGCTAGGCCAGCTGTGCCAAGATGTTCGCACGGCAACGGCCCTCAAGCTTCACGATGGTGTCCCGATACTGCTGAGTCAGCTGGTGTCGGACAGCGCCAGTCTTCTGCACCAG GTAGTGAGGTGCATCTGCAGCCTGTGTGTCGACTCTGAGATCAGCAAGAACGTGAGGCAGATGGGTGGGATACCCCTCCTCCTGTCCATTCTCAA TGACCGGACTTTCATCTCGGAGCAGACAGAAACCAGCGGTACGGGCAGCGCTGGGTTACATCAGAGGACAGGAGTGCCTGACCAG GATTTTAGTGAGACACAGTACAAGTTGAAACAAG CCTGCTGCAATGCCCTGTGTCAGCTGGTATTGAGTGACACCAACGCTCAACAGATAGCGGAGGCCAATGGCGTGTACAGTCTGGGTCAGCTGATCTTGCCACCATCAGAGGGAGCTGTGTCCGCCCGGGAACGCAAGGCTGCAGCACAGCTACAG AGGTCAGCATTCCGGACCCTCCGGTTCTTGTTCAGCATGGAGCGGAACCGCCGCCTCTTCAAGAAACTCTTCCCTGCCGAGCTGTACATATTATTCATAGACGTGGGTCATTACAACTGGGACATGGCAGCGTACAAACCCCTCGTACAGGCCATCAACGGTCTGTCCCCGGACCAGCTGAAATCCGTCCGGGATGGTGTTGGGGAGCTTAATCAGAACCGGACACCCACCCACTACATCCAGGACTATGCGGTTTTCGAGCACTTGGGACGAGGTGCTTTTGGAAGTGTGTATAAGGTTCGGAAGAAAGTTGGACAGACTTTCTTGGCATTGAAAGAGATTGACATGAAGAACCCAGCCTTTGGCAAGAGTTCCACAGAGAGAGACAAAAGCATGGGAGAGGCACTGAGTGAGCTGCAAATCATGAGGCAGGGCATTCGGCACCCCAACATTGTGCGCTACCACAAGACATTCGTGCAAGCTAGCACCCTGTTCATCATCATGGATCTCATCGAAGGTGCCCCCCTCAACGAGCACTTCAACTCCCTCCGCGAGAAGCAGTCAAGGTTTGCAGAGACCCGTATATGGCACATCCTCCTACAGATGCTTCAGGCTCTACGGTATCTCCACAAAGACAAGGGCATAGTGCATCGTGACCTCACCCCTAACAATATCATGCTGGCAGAGGACGACAAAGTTACAATCACTGATTTTGGCCTGGCTAAGGTGAAGGGCACAGACACCAGCAAGATGACGTCCCAGTGTGGTACCATCCTCTACTCAAGCCCAGAGATGGTGGAGGGGGCCCCGTACACAGAGAAGGTCGATGTGTGGGCACTTGGTTGTATCCTCTACCAGATGTGCGTCCTTGACCCTCCGTTCTACAACACCAACATGCTCAAACTTGTAACAGATATTGTACAAGGCATCTACAAGCCAGTACCAGATGGGCTGTATTCAGACAGATTAGTAAACCTAATCAAACGTTGTATCTGCCCGCGTGCAGACTTGCGTCCGGACACTGAGCAGCTTGCGGGCTCGCTGTCTGACGTCATCCTACGTCACATGGATGCCGTGCAGGCAGCCCAGGTCTCCCTGCAGAACAAACTTGACCGTGAACGGAGGAAAACTCAGAAGCATTTTGTGGAGTCAAATCAGTTAATGCAGGGTTACCACCGACTGTTTGCTTCGCCGTACCGGCCGTGTAATCTCGGAGACAGTCAAGGCCTCGGGACTTCGGGTTGCGACAGTCAGCAGTCGTCTGCACTCAATAGTCCAATGGAGAACGAGTCTGTCAGTTGGACGTCGGATGACGACTCTTGGCAGAGCAGCGAGTGTGACTCCCTGAGCCGGGAAAGCAGCGCTGGGAGCTCCAGGGGTGGAAGTCAGCGGCTCCACAGCCATCTTCCACCAGTGCCGACACCACATTCACTCTCACAGCAACTGGCAGTTGATATTCCTCAAATAGCTAAGGTCAGCAGGGACTCTGGTTTTGGATCATGCGACCCCTCGCCTGTGTCCCCGGATGCGCGCCGGTATTCACGATCTTACAGCACCCCGGGCAACAGTAGCGGGCCAAAGAAGAAAACGTTAAAAGCAAAAGAGCCGCAGACCCTGACGATATCCAATCGACGCGTGCGTCAGATCAACGACCCGATCACGCAGCTGCTGCACACGCTTCACAAGATTGTCTACATCTCCCAGCTGCCTCCCACACTGAGTCCAAATCCCCGCAGACGCGTCATTGAGAGGTTCAAGAGGGCACTGTTTGCACCAGGCAGCTCCTCTTTGCACCTGAAAGGAGAACTACATAAGCTGAACATCGGATCTCGAGAAGTGATCGATTTAAACGTGGGATCCCTCAGTGAAAGAATCAACTCGGCCGGTTCTGACTGGAGCCTAGGATCCGGTCTCAACGCTGGAACCAGCGACACAAGTCTGGGCTGCAGAAGCCGCGAGGGTAGCGGGAAGTTACGATCTCGGAGCTCATCACGACCTCGAGTCGGTTCAGCGGGGTCTGGGAGTTCAGACTCATCCCTAGGCTCGACTATTAAAGACACCCCGACCCCTCGATCTCTCAGCGATACTCTGGGCTCTACCATCAAAGGAACGCCGACCCCTCGATCTCTCAGCGATACTCTGACCACACGGGATCCACCGGATTCTCTGATCGTCGATGTGACCCACTTAGAACAGGAGGACAATGTGACCTACGAGCAGCTGCAGTCGATGATTGAGACGGTGTTGGTGGAGTGTGGGTACTACAGCGGCGGGAATGAATCTCGAAACGGGTCTAAGAAGGCAATGACCCCGGATGTTGCAAGGGCACGAATACAGTAA